GTTCAcatttatgtattaaatgaaGCCCTATAGCGGCGCTTATTGCCCGCCACTAAAGGAACACACATATAGCAGCGTTTCCACCTGCCGCTAAAGGTACGAACATATAGCGGCGTTTTCACCCACCACTAAAAGTGCAATTAGTCCGTTTTAATTGATTGCCTATAGTGGCACCGTGTGCCCACCGCTAAAGGTGGACACCAATAGTGGCGTACATAACCCGCCGCTAAAAGTCAATTGACACGAATTCGAACATTGTATGGCGGCGGTTTTATGCCCACCATAATAAACCAAAACCGCTGCTAAAAGGTGTATCAACAACGGCGCTTTTTGGTACTGCTGTAATAGAACTATTGCGGTACCGCAAGGCTAGCGGGTAGAACCCTCGTAATAGCCCTCGCCGCTAAAGGTCAAAtgtacctatagcggcggttttggccCGCCACAATAGGTCgttttttttgtagtgctaTCTACTCCTTCAGgtcttgaaaatattatgtgTAGTCGTCATGATCCTTGTGGAAACGGCAGTATTTCTTTTTGTCACGTACATTGGGTGACAAGTGCAGCGGTCTCGGCCATTTGAGGTAATGCTCATCTTTGATCTGTGCTAAGATTTTATCAACATGCATAACTAAATGAGTGAATTTTATCATTCGAGGGGTTTTATCATCTTTCCTTTTACTCCCATCAGTATTCTGACAATTTGTCTGTTCTCTTTTTTGTCCTCTCCAATCGTCTTCCTTTCTATCCCTTTCCTTGGACTTCTCTACATCTTCTATTGCTGCTAAGGCATCTTCagcgttcatgtacttctgcGCCTTTAGGagcatctctgccatcgtcTTTGAGGGATTCTTCGCGAGTGAGACCATGAACTCCCTTGACTTTAAACCAGCTTTAAAGGTTGTTAGTTGTACCTTGTCATTAGCTTCGTCGACCTCCAAAGTTTCTTGAGTGAAGTGCTTCATGTACAACCTTAGGGTCTCCTTTTCTCCTTGCTTGATGGTAAGTAAGTGGTTTGCTGGCCTTCTCGGGTGTTGTCCCATGGCAAAGTGGCGTAAGAAGGAGTTACCTAATTGCTCGAAGTTGTCGATGGACGACATTGGTAACTTCGCGAACCACTCCCTTGCTGCTCCTTTGAGAGTGgtagggaaggaacgacacTGTATCTCGTCAGGGTGCTGCTGGAGACCTAGGGTTGTCTTGAAAGTATTAAGGTGATCTAGAGGGTCTTTTAGCTCATCGAATGGCTCGAGTTGAGGTAGACGAAACTTTGATGGCATGGGACATTCCAGGACAGCCGTCATGAAGGGTGAATTCGTCCTCCTAACCATCCTATCCAAGCTTCAGTCCATCTTTTCATTGATTGCACTCCTAAGCtcatccatctcctttctcatttctcagAGAAGATTCGAGCTCACTCTTTCTAGGGTAGCCACTCGCCGGAGATCACTTCTTCTTTGGCTGTCTCCTTCGACGTCCCGATTGGTCCCGGAACGATTATCTTCTTGCTGAAGTCGCAGCCTCATCCCTTGGTTCTGTCTGGTAAGCTCTTCCACACTAGCTGTAAGTGTTTGGATTTGCAGAGCCAATGCTGCAGAatcttggttggactccatctgaaCTTGGGAATTGAGTGGAACTACACTCTCGAACCTCGGTGCGAAAATgtcttcccacagacggcgccaaactgatgatacAAAAATTGTCAGTAATATATGTTTGTCCAGATGAAGCAGAGACCTCGTCGTTGTACCTGCAAGTGTGGTGAAAAGCCTTCCTTAAGTGGTCACTGGTGTGGTGCTTGCCACAAAGTCTCCAATGATAAAGTCAGTGTATAAAAGCTTTTTAGGAAGTATGAAAACTTGGAATATCAGAGTTACGTGTACTAGTaaatttttggttgtgtttatATGTACCTCGTCTGGTTCTGATGAGCGTGTATATATAGCTTCATAGTTCCTAGCCGTTGGGGCCTTAATTGTGGCTTTAGTGCTCTCTTTGTAACGCCTCAAGGCTTATTAATGCGGGTTTTGATGAGCTACCAACGGTTTGATAGCTAATTGGTAACTGTCCAAGGCATTGAAACTTCTTATTAATGACTTACCTTCCTTCATCCATGCCGTGGCTAGGTGGACGAAGGTGTTTGATGAAGTCGTCTGAGCAACAGAGTTCGTTGGTCCCATTATTAGTACTTTTATATTAGGTCAAGTTATAATTTGGATCAAATACAATTAGGTTCCACATGGCCCAACAATCTCACCACTATCAACACTTTTATTGTACATCCCTCACAATAAACCACCATCAagcgttaaaaaaaaaaaaagaaagagttttgtgtcgctctttttttttttttttttcttctgctgagAATTGTTTTGTGTCGCTAGAATATATATTACATGGGCCACCCGTGGTGCTATATATGAATGAAACTATAATGAATTctttacccccaaaaaaaaaaaaaaattgtaatgaaTTGTCACTGAATCATGGACCACCCAattagggaaaaataaaataaaaacaaagtttgaTGTACAACGGTGCTATCAAAAGCCCAACGCAACCTACACTCTTGTTGGGCAATCAATAGAAGGAATTCGTGTCCtatcaaaacataaataaatttggtGGGAGGGGGAAGAGGGAGAGTTTTAATTACATAACAGAAAGAGTTTAGAGGAAGCTGGAAGGTTGggataaaaagttattatctCAGGCTAGGCATGAGGTGTTACTGAAGTCAGTAATCCAAGCTATCCCAACTTTTACCATGGAGTGTTACTGCAAGGTTTGGGTCTATGTCACGATATAGAAGAACTGATAAAGAAATTTTGGTAGGGACATCGGGGAGATCAAAGAAAAATCTATTGGTTGAAATGGGATGAGATAAACAAAGTCTAAAATGGAGGGTGAAATGGGCTTTAGAGACTTGTCTATGTTTAATGACTTGTTATTGGCAAAACAAGCATGGAGATTACTTCATTatgaaattctctttttttataaaatgttcaaagcttgcttttttttttttccctaattatTCTATTATGGAAGAAAAAGATTCAAGGGCTGGTTCTTATGCTTGGACTAGTATTTTGAAAGGGAGGGCTATTATTCAAAGACATGCCTGTTCGTGAATCAGGAATGGAAGATTAATAAAGGTTTGGTAGCACCATTGGCTATCGATAAAGCACCCACCAAAGATTAGTTCTCCATTGGTGGCATCTTTGGAAGGGATAATAGTTGAAGATTTGTTTGATCCTGAATCGAGACAATGGAATCTTGAGCTGATTGATAGAATTTTTGTACCTCAAGAagtagaaataataaagaaaatccCTTTAGCAAGAGTGGTGGCCAATGACACTTTATACTGGCCTTTCACTCACGATGGGAATTACTCATGTAAGTTTGGCTATCGATTTCTAAAATCATAATCGGAATTGGAGGGTCTAGATGTTGAGCCAAATCCTGATAAGGAACTTTGGCTGGGTGTATGGTAGGGGCAGAGGGAGGGGGGATGaaggggggcacctgccccccttGAACTTCCAAATTTTTTCATTGCTAATATAGTACATATATCATTATGCCCTCCTTGACAAAAGAAGACACTAGGCGTAGTTGTGCACAAAAAGCAAATTCTACAGCAAAATGAAATAGGAATCACACAACGTCATCCTACTGCCATAAGGAAATAGGAAATCATGTGGGAATGGGACCCACctaataatgattaaaaaaaaatcctatgacAAAACGAAATAGGAAAGATATATTCAAGAGTATTGAGTTTAAACAAATCATGCAacggtttcaaaatatgaaaaattgctAGGGGCAATTGAGTAAATTAAGCTAGGTGTGAAAAGACAAATTAAAGTTTAGattttatgttagattctaTATGACAAGTATATTAGCatttagttgtttatttattttgttattaatattgattaatttttttagattaattttttatttttaatcttgcCCCCCTGAACTAAATTTCTGACTCCGCCACTGGTGTATGGTCTCTACATGTCCCAAATAAGGTGAAGAATCTCTTGTGGCAAGCTTGTCGCATTTCTATGCCTACCAAAGCTAACTTGGTACGCCAGACTGTCATTAATAGCCCCATGTGTAATTGGTGAAATTCAGCTCCAGAGGATCAACTTCATGTGCTTTGGTCGTGTTCAGAACTTGATGAGGTAGGGTCGGATACTACATTATGGGGCTTTCGTGGGATACACAATTTGGGACTTTCAAGGAACTAGCAATACAGATTTTCTAGAAGCAAGTTAGTCTCGAAATTTTTGCCATGATAGTGTGGTCTGTCTAGACTCAAAGGAACCAAATAAGGCTTCATCAACCTTGTTTCAGCACCTACCAAATAGCCCAGGTATTGAAAGAGCGGCTTGGGGAGTTTCATGCAGTTCTGCCAATCCCAGAAACACGAGTTTCATAACCATGTGTACAGTGGAAACCACCTCTTGAAAATTTGGCCAAGATAAATTTTGATGGAGCCATTTTTTCCAAAGCCAATAAGTCTGGAATTGGCATGGTGATTCGGAATAGCCAAGGCTTGGTGTTAGCTTTTTGCTCGCAGCAACTTCCACAAGCTTACTGTCCTTTGGAGATTAAAGCTCTAGCCATTGCTAAAGCTCTCCAATTCGCATCCAAGATTGGTATTTCTAATGCTATTTTGGAAGGAGATTCATTGCTGTTGATTTAAGCTCTAAGAGGTGATACTAAAATTTTGCCCCATTATGGTCTACTCCTTGAAGCTATCAGAGTTTGTTCTACTCCATTTACTCAATTACATTACTCTCATGTTAAGAGAGAAGGTAATAAAGTCACTCACAGTCTGGCTAGATTTGTAGTTAATGTACCAAACTTTTTTGTGTGGCTGGAAGATATTCCacaacaatttacttttgtaCTTCAGATTAATTTAGTCGGTTTTCTTAATTTAAGCAAAGTTGTATTTTccctaaaaagaagaaaaaggaattcGTGCATAATGGAAACGTACACATGGTTTGCAAGCTCAACATCCTTGTAAAGATAATGGTAGATGGCAAACTAGcatcacaaattttttatttttttatggaagtttttttattaaatttaatacaaataGAAGAAAATGGACTTCAGGTTGACAATtcactataaattaaaatatcaacaattatgagaatgattttttgttgtgattcgatagttacaacaattgggggggggggggagggaggTTTACACCCCAATGCTAATACTCAAAAGATGGCTTTACTCGAGTATGggtacttataatttttttttttccaattgtgAACAGTAaggttgtatatatataaccctACTGTTCATAggttgtaaaaataaaaaacacatattttaatGGAGTTTGAGAGGAAAAAATGGTAGAGAGAGATGGAAGAGAAGAAACAGAATTGATTTGTTTGTATTATTTGTTggtatagtttatattattttaatgagtcatatataaaattagaaactgaGATGTTGACTGAGTTCTAGAATGAGGTGGTAAAATGGATAAAATAAGTTTTGAGGATGTATAATAGACACTTTTTTGCATCCCTGGATGCTAATGCTTTAAGTAGCACGGAATAACTTGTAAGTGACACAAAAAGCCATTTTAGTTACATAGGTGACAATGTTTGCTAAAAACATAAACACGAGAGAAATGATTTTTGGAGGAGATTCTTTCATGCTAATGCTAGTAGCTctaatgaaaaataaactaGACTTGTCCACACTTAAATTGCATTTGGATacttgaatttggatttttaCTTAATGGATTTGGGATGCTTGATTCCGTATCGACATATctacatatattaaaattccTTATTTGGATCCATTTTTTACATAGGAGGATttgaaattctaaaattttaaatctattgTTTGGATGCTATAAAAAGATAtacttttgaatttgaaatcctCACTCttccaaaatgaccaaaatacccttaatagGGGTATTCAAgccatttttttggttttgggagAATGATATTTTTGCCATTTTAGAGGTTGGAAGGTATTTTAATCATTTGGAGCTTTTAAGGGTATTATAgcaatttttagttattttgggAGAGAATGTTGGTCATTTGAAAGGTTTGGGAGTATTTATGCCATTTTAGAGGCTTGAGATATTTGAGTCATTTTGGAGCTTTTAGGGGtatattgttcttttttgtgatttttgggtATGTTAGTCATTTTAATGGTTTggatggtattttggtcattttgagtttttgggGCGTTTAAGTCATTTCTTATGTTTTGGAGGCACTTTGATCATCTGAAAGGTgagtattttagttattttgaagtttttagagaaatttttatagttttaggTTATTCTAGTCATTTTGGAGTGTGGTTAAGGATTTCTAAACTTCAATGGGGTTAGACCGTAAGATTTAAAATCCTTAGTAAATTTTGTCAAACCCAAATCcttacttttaaaaattctcataccaaattattttttttataactcaaatccaaatccacaTTACATAAATTCTGCCATTCAAGGCACCACTAGGAAAGACAATCTCCCATGAATGAATGAAACCCCAGatttttctacccaaaaaaaaaagatcctgatttttattttaaaaagggagaataagaagaggaaaaaaaaacacttctttACTAGCGAAAAACAACATGATTTTTGtcccaaaagagagaaaataatgaatTGCCTAGAGCTGAGGCTGAGCCTCTGAGTGGAGTATGGCcaatgataggccaagaatgtattgacccctttggtaaattaatcaattaattagattcaattacatgcaataagcgtggtagcacaaacaaatcaccaactaagttaaatgcagtggaaaataaatttgacataggtgatttgtttacaaatgggagaaaaccaccaaggcaaaaccccactgggtgaatttaaggtcactactcctgaaaatctactattatcaaaacaagcggttacaagtaaaaggaatcctagtgccaaataccaacctatagttgaacccttaccccaatacccaattggacttgcaatgtagtgacaatctctcctttcaatgcacggctccgagtacgtgactaaccaatcgatgcacagATGCATgcacgtgactaaccaattgatgcatgGATGCaaatacgtgactaacacaccaacttgagaaagatgttggccgcaaagttcttcagttcatccaacgatgaagatcaagaagttccttagttacaaaacccttggcgcaaagatgcagtagcttctacaaataatatgatgaactagggcaaattgtcttcggtcacaatatgcatgactaatcactttgcatcacaACTGCAACAACCTTTGCATCACCAaagatggcccttaaaataatcttatatatgtctagggttgtgagaaaagaaatcctacatAAATAAACTTAGATATGCGTGAAATTTGATTTGGAAATCCAAATTTCATAGTTCTCGATAGGTACATCTTCTGTCGAGCTCTAGTATTAAACCACGATAGATGTGATTTGTCGAGCTATTGGTCGAGATTTAAAGAACAAGacttcttcatttgtttcttgaactgacttgcatgacttcaatactaaacttgaactcttgttccttgaagtactaaacccattctagatctatccaattataAGTAAACTACGTTTTGTCAATGAATTAGCTAATTTACATTACATATGtctctaacaagttccacatatgtcctaacaatctccccctttggcaatccgtgacaaaaccataacaaacaaatgaattatgagagaagtcttaaatcactaaactcataaccacttgttgaaTGCAATAAAATctaaccctaacacaaactcttgaaaaactttgcaagaagagagttcatggcatgatagattttcacaacctgtctttctgaaacacttttaaacaaatttcatcaaggcatcttagtgtgaaacataaataaaggtttgcatacataaagaaacatgtgtataaaaagagaaaagaacacacatggagagataggtgaaaaatagcatacatcatcatatatgtaaattaaaataaatacaacgtatgtcataaataaatggtcacaagaccggtgCACAAGAGGATAATGTAactatagaaaagaaaagaaaagtacataaaatcctcactacatccctcaaaatatatagacactccccctaacaaaaatgtcatttactaactctccccctaactaCAAAACTACTCttaaccaaaactactccccctttttgtcacgaatgacaaaggcaAGTCACTAAGAGGGCGTCATCTCTACATTGtcggaagagctagcatcctcatcaccatcatcatcactaCCATCCTCATCTGATGAAGCctttggagagggagatggagaAGCAATGAAACCACCAAGGTGAGCCTGTCGTCATGCTGTATGACCGACACGAgtgttcacttgacacaactcatcaaaGAGAGTGTTAAGGCAAGCATCCAagcgctgaagctgcgccatgatggcTTTCAATGTCACAGCAccagaagaggaagaaagagcaGAGGTAGACGAACCAGTAGAAGCTACAAGATCTGGAGTCACCACACGCAATTGCTTCGGTTAAAGCTGAGCCTCACTCCGGCAGACAATACCGACGTCAATGGCACCTATGATAGGAAAGAGAGGAGGGGTATCAGGAATTTGGATGGAGAAGTGGTGAAGGATAcgcgtgatagcagaaggaaaggtAAGCTTATCACATGTAGTCGTATCCTAATAAACATCGATGATCGATGTgatgaagtgagaagggaagtctaTAGAGAGGTCCTCCATCAATTCAAGAAGGAATCGAGCACGAGGCTTAGTGATGGAGCTATAGCGAGACAGTGGAGTAAGAGCAAATGTCATCATCGTATTAATGAGCCTTGAACCTCTTGTAAAGCCCGAGCATAGAGTGTTTAACTTACCACCCTATAGAGAAGGAGTCTGACAAAAGTGAGAGATAAGTTTGTCTTTAGACACGGTCCGGAGACAGTAACAACTAGGGTAGTTTGGATGCGCTACCCTTGGCATATGTAGTACCTCGGATATAAGATCCAGGGTAACTACGATACGTGTACCTCAAATGAACGTAGCAAACCAAGGAACAAAGGTATCGATGCCGtgtatattggagtaaaactcctgtataaTCACGACGAGACGTGTCAAAGGACTCTCATAAAGAGAAGCCTAACCCCGAGTCCGAATGACTGCGAGGAGAGAAGTCTCAAGAAAGTCTGAtagaatgacttggcgttcTGAATGAATACCGCGTCACTggaagttctccaagaagtccttttgagccttctcatcatggaactGGATGTGGAGTGGAGGAAGATCAGAGGAAGAAGACCTAGAACCATAAAGAGGGTTCTAAGTCGGAGTGGAATTGCACTGTTTGGGTGCCATGCATAGTCTATccgagagaaagagagagaaagagagagagagagagagagagagagaacaaaacatgataggctaagaatgtattgaacccttgtgatgaattaattgattaattacccaagtttattaattaatcaatttaatatgcaatgtacgtggcagcacaaacaaatcaccaactaaaatataatgcagtggaaaataaaagttgacacgatgatttgtttacgaatggagaaaacctccgaggcaaaaaccccattgggtgattttaaggtcactactcccgagaatccactattatcaaaacaaacggttacaagtaaaggaatcccagtaccttatgccaatctatagttgaacccttaccccaatacacaattggacttgttctatagtgacaatctctccttgtattgtaCTGTtctcagtatgtgactaaccaaaagatgcgcggatcctagtacgcaacATGATTACCAAcctgagaaggatgttggctgcaaggttcttcagttcatcactcgatgaagatcacaaagttgcttggtcacaaaaccctacgatgtacaaacacagtagctccttcaagagaaaaaagaactaGGGCCAATTCTGTCTCTGGTcataatttgcatgaacaagactttgcaATACTCGTGtaacctttgacggcccttaaaataatcattatatatgtttagggttgtgagaaaagaaagcctaaacgtacattcacggattggatgaaaatcagaactgaaaatttgCTTTTCATAAATCTTGACAAATACCATATTTGTCGAGCAGTTGTCAAGCTTTGTGCTTAGacagcttttaaacctcaatagatactagttgttgagctagctgtcgagatttaacaTCCTACACTTTaatacttgaatcttggacagacttgcatggctttagcacttgaacttgaaatattgttccttgaagtattaaacacatcctagatctacccaattacaagtaaagtgcgttttgtcaaaggattagccaattacataaaatgttgatatatgttcctaacatgaatcacatatgtcctaacaatctccccctttggcaatctgtgacaaaaccataacaaataaacgaacatatgagagaagtcataaatcactcaactcatactcacttatTAAGTAcagtaaaatctatcctaacacaaactcttgaaaaattttgcaagaagagagttcatggcaaggaagacttagacaacctgtatttctgaaacactttaaacaaaactcatcaaggcatcttagtgtgaaacagaaataaaagattgcatacaatatataagaagcatgtgcataaagagagaacaga
This genomic stretch from Castanea sativa cultivar Marrone di Chiusa Pesio chromosome 1, ASM4071231v1 harbors:
- the LOC142611481 gene encoding uncharacterized protein LOC142611481, which codes for MTAVLECPMPSKFRLPQLEPFDELKDPLDHLNTFKTTLGLQQHPDEIQCRSFPTTLKGAAREWFAKLPMSSIDNFEQLGNSFLRHFAMGQHPRRPANHLLTIKQGEKETLRLYMKHFTQETLEVDEANDKVQLTTFKAGLKSREFMVSLAKNPSKTMAEMLLKAQKYMNAEDALAAIEDVEKSKERDRKEDDWRGQKREQTNCQNTDGSKRKDDKTPRMIKFTHLVMHVDKILAQIKDEHYLKWPRPLHLSPNVRDKKKYCRFHKDHDDYT